One Myxococcales bacterium DNA segment encodes these proteins:
- a CDS encoding serine/threonine protein kinase — protein MSNEPREGDVVADKYRLEALIGSGAMGRVFRARHLLLGHAVALKFLHESIERDDLRSRFTREAQSTMAIRSEHVVQVFDFGFLPSQTPYIVLEYLEGQDLRALLRERGALPVQRAVDLILQVCAGLAAAHAAGIVHRDLKPQNLFLVHRAGGMPVIKILDFGVSKVESRSQSAHELTATDALIGSPAYVSPEQIRDARNVDERADIWSLGIVLYMLLGGDKPFAGETVAALCASIVVDPPRPLRDRTPGVPAALEDVIFRCLEKRRDERMPNVSALADALEPFASTAGKASAELTRSTYVPRAIATTAAPTATPVSVLDAPDATMTATATEAARAAREPSDTERAAHTRKRTVGMLVLVVSVTASAAWLSSRFRAPEQSAAASTSPTPTSNMTGRSPEGTESGHVDGSARTLVTSTSTSTSTSTSTEGPPQPARRLRPVARPASAPKAGPKKGQVDRNGVPILD, from the coding sequence GTGTCCAACGAGCCGCGCGAGGGAGATGTCGTCGCGGACAAGTACCGCCTCGAAGCGCTCATCGGCTCGGGCGCCATGGGCCGCGTCTTCCGCGCGCGGCACCTGCTCTTGGGGCACGCTGTCGCGCTGAAGTTCCTCCACGAGTCCATCGAACGGGACGACCTTCGTTCGCGCTTCACGCGCGAGGCTCAGTCGACCATGGCGATTCGGAGTGAGCACGTCGTCCAGGTCTTCGACTTCGGCTTCCTTCCGTCGCAGACGCCCTACATCGTGCTCGAGTACCTGGAGGGCCAAGACCTTCGGGCCCTGCTCCGCGAGCGGGGCGCGCTGCCGGTGCAGCGCGCCGTCGACTTGATCTTGCAGGTTTGCGCGGGACTCGCGGCGGCCCACGCGGCAGGCATCGTGCACCGGGATCTCAAGCCGCAGAACCTCTTCCTCGTTCACCGCGCGGGCGGGATGCCGGTCATCAAGATCCTCGATTTCGGCGTCTCCAAAGTCGAGTCGCGCTCCCAAAGCGCTCACGAGCTTACCGCCACCGACGCGCTCATCGGCTCGCCGGCGTACGTCTCGCCGGAACAAATTCGTGATGCCCGTAACGTCGACGAACGGGCCGACATTTGGTCGTTGGGCATCGTCCTCTACATGCTCCTCGGTGGCGACAAGCCCTTTGCGGGCGAGACCGTCGCGGCGCTCTGCGCGTCCATCGTCGTCGATCCGCCGAGGCCGCTTCGCGATCGAACGCCGGGGGTGCCGGCCGCGCTCGAAGACGTGATCTTCCGATGCCTCGAGAAGCGTCGCGACGAGCGCATGCCCAACGTGAGCGCGCTCGCCGACGCGCTCGAACCGTTCGCGTCAACGGCGGGCAAGGCCAGTGCCGAGCTGACGCGGAGCACGTACGTCCCCCGCGCCATCGCCACGACTGCCGCGCCCACCGCGACGCCGGTCTCAGTGCTCGATGCGCCCGACGCGACCATGACGGCCACCGCCACGGAAGCGGCGCGAGCGGCCAGGGAGCCGAGCGACACTGAACGCGCGGCGCACACACGAAAACGGACCGTCGGCATGCTTGTGCTGGTGGTGAGCGTGACCGCCAGCGCGGCTTGGTTGTCGTCACGGTTCCGCGCGCCGGAGCAGTCCGCCGCCGCCTCGACCTCGCCAACCCCGACCTCGAACATGACTGGACGGAGTCCCGAAGGGACGGAGTCCGGTCATGTCGACGGGTCCGCGAGGACCCTAGTCACCTCGACCTCGACCTCGACCTCGACCTCGACCTCGACCGAGGGCCCGCCGCAGCCGGCGCGGCGCTTGCGGCCTGTCGCGCGGCCTGCATCGGCGCCCAAGGCTGGGCCCAAGAAAGGACAGGTCGATCGCAATGGCGTACCGATCCTCGACTAG
- a CDS encoding sigma 54-interacting transcriptional regulator, with translation MTRSDAEATATSAHRKDGRGAGGSGGATAPHLFLVMSCDAPLGGAARYSLKGVDEVVITRASGGAGRSAVREQGPDGRILTIRIPGAHVSRSHARIKRALKTWTLVDEGSRNGTFVNKEPKTKATLEDGDLIECGHSFFLFRDDAPIDRDEPLDLDLDPQTAPRLATLSPELAASHRVLARVAAAGLPVILLGESGTGKEVAAAAVHELSGRSGAFVPVNCGAIPQGLVESHLFGHAKGAFSGATRDELGFFRAADGGTLFLDELGDLPLASQAAFLRALEEAVVTPVGTTRQVPVDVRIVAATHRSLDQLVQRGAFREDLLARLSGFVHNLVPLRERMCDLGLLLGSLLPALGREHGAEAVAALPSLSLSVDAAYRLFDHGWPLNVRELRSCLAAALVTRRGSALEAEDLRFVFPSAKAAPPLPARGPQGEPTDPRAELVRLLTEHGGNVAAVARVLGKAPFQIRRWLDQYELDLSTFRRG, from the coding sequence ATGACGCGTTCCGATGCGGAGGCCACGGCGACCTCGGCGCATAGGAAGGACGGGCGAGGCGCCGGTGGCAGCGGCGGAGCGACGGCGCCGCACCTCTTTCTCGTCATGTCGTGCGACGCGCCGCTCGGCGGCGCGGCGCGGTACTCGCTGAAGGGCGTCGACGAGGTCGTCATCACGCGAGCGAGCGGCGGCGCGGGCCGAAGCGCCGTACGCGAACAAGGCCCCGACGGCCGCATCCTCACGATTCGCATCCCCGGTGCGCACGTGTCGCGGTCGCACGCGCGCATCAAGCGTGCGCTCAAGACGTGGACGCTCGTGGACGAGGGGTCGCGCAACGGGACCTTCGTCAACAAGGAGCCCAAGACGAAGGCGACCCTCGAAGACGGCGATCTCATTGAGTGTGGCCACTCGTTCTTTCTGTTCCGCGACGACGCGCCCATCGATCGGGACGAACCGCTGGACCTCGACCTCGATCCACAGACGGCGCCGCGCCTCGCGACGCTGAGCCCTGAGCTCGCGGCGAGTCACCGAGTCCTCGCACGCGTGGCCGCGGCGGGGCTGCCCGTCATTCTCCTCGGCGAGTCGGGGACAGGAAAGGAAGTGGCAGCGGCGGCGGTCCACGAGCTCTCGGGCCGAAGCGGCGCCTTCGTACCGGTCAACTGCGGCGCCATTCCGCAGGGGCTCGTCGAGAGCCACCTCTTCGGCCACGCGAAGGGCGCCTTCTCAGGCGCGACGCGCGACGAGCTCGGCTTCTTTCGAGCCGCCGACGGCGGCACGCTCTTCTTGGACGAGCTCGGCGACCTGCCGCTCGCCTCGCAAGCCGCGTTCCTTCGCGCTCTCGAAGAGGCGGTGGTGACGCCCGTCGGAACCACGAGGCAGGTGCCCGTCGACGTGCGCATCGTGGCCGCGACCCATCGGTCGCTTGATCAGCTCGTGCAACGAGGAGCCTTTCGCGAGGACCTCTTGGCGCGCCTCTCGGGCTTCGTGCACAACCTCGTGCCGCTTCGCGAGCGCATGTGCGATCTGGGACTGCTCTTGGGCTCGCTCTTGCCGGCGCTCGGCCGTGAACACGGCGCGGAGGCCGTGGCCGCCCTGCCCTCGCTGTCGCTCTCCGTCGACGCCGCCTATCGACTCTTCGACCACGGGTGGCCGCTCAACGTGCGCGAGCTCCGCTCGTGCCTCGCCGCCGCGCTCGTCACGCGGCGCGGCTCAGCGCTTGAAGCCGAGGACCTTCGATTCGTATTTCCGTCGGCCAAGGCCGCCCCGCCGCTGCCCGCTCGGGGCCCGCAAGGCGAGCCGACGGATCCGCGCGCCGAGCTGGTGCGGTTGCTCACGGAGCACGGCGGCAACGTGGCGGCGGTGGCGCGGGTCCTCGGAAAAGCGCCGTTCCAGATTCGTCGCTGGCTCGACCAGTACGAGCTCGACCTCTCCACGTTCCGGCGAGGCTAG
- a CDS encoding cellulase family glycosylhydrolase: MKRSTMAMLAVLATTACEVSGEGLGTDPGARDPMSTGAPGARGGGVSGPDSTDGGLGAAPPAAGSSPTSPTPSPTPSGAKTPAPAYATSGAKLTDPCGEEVVLRGINKMAVFADRKGDSFPEIAKTGANAVRFMWLTSEPATEAVQTIQRAIDSELVPMWELHDATGDFSKMPQIEAFWTDASTVGVLKQFESRLLVNLANEAGQTVSDATFTATYTQLVQKLRAAGVRSPFVIDAAGYGRNVEQLLRVAPGLIAADPLHNLVFSWHVYDSGAGETARIDQALATAAAQKLPLIFGEFGNVSPGACGQAVPYQHLITRAAASGVGYFPWSWDNFNGDCSNGTSSAFDMVADGLHASTLKAGWATEVVTTHAASIQKTSKRTLWQTKAAVASGKCGP; this comes from the coding sequence ATGAAACGTTCGACAATGGCGATGCTCGCGGTGCTCGCGACGACCGCGTGCGAAGTGTCCGGCGAAGGGCTCGGCACAGACCCGGGCGCCCGCGATCCGATGAGCACCGGAGCGCCCGGCGCGCGCGGCGGTGGCGTCTCGGGGCCCGATTCTACCGATGGGGGCTTGGGCGCGGCGCCACCTGCGGCGGGTTCATCGCCGACGTCGCCTACGCCGTCGCCAACTCCTAGCGGCGCGAAGACACCGGCGCCGGCCTACGCGACGAGCGGCGCCAAGCTCACAGATCCGTGCGGCGAAGAGGTTGTTCTTCGCGGCATCAACAAGATGGCCGTCTTCGCCGATCGCAAAGGCGACTCCTTTCCGGAGATCGCCAAGACCGGCGCCAACGCGGTCCGCTTCATGTGGCTCACCTCGGAGCCCGCGACGGAGGCGGTGCAGACGATTCAGCGCGCCATCGATTCCGAGCTCGTTCCCATGTGGGAGCTGCACGACGCGACCGGCGACTTCTCGAAGATGCCGCAGATCGAGGCCTTCTGGACCGACGCCTCCACCGTCGGCGTGCTCAAGCAGTTCGAGTCGCGCCTCTTGGTCAACCTCGCCAACGAAGCGGGCCAGACGGTGAGCGATGCGACGTTCACGGCGACGTACACGCAGCTCGTTCAGAAGCTCCGCGCGGCCGGTGTTCGGTCACCCTTCGTCATCGACGCGGCGGGCTACGGGCGCAACGTGGAGCAGCTCCTTCGCGTGGCGCCGGGGCTCATCGCCGCCGACCCGCTCCACAACCTGGTCTTCTCGTGGCACGTCTACGACTCCGGGGCCGGTGAGACGGCTCGCATCGACCAGGCCCTCGCCACCGCGGCGGCGCAGAAGCTCCCGCTCATCTTCGGCGAATTCGGAAACGTGAGTCCCGGCGCCTGCGGCCAGGCCGTGCCGTACCAGCACCTCATTACGCGCGCCGCCGCGAGCGGCGTCGGCTACTTCCCGTGGTCCTGGGACAACTTCAACGGCGACTGCAGCAACGGGACGAGCTCGGCGTTCGACATGGTCGCCGACGGGCTCCACGCGTCCACGCTCAAGGCTGGCTGGGCCACGGAGGTGGTGACCACCCACGCCGCGAGCATTCAAAAGACGTCGAAGCGCACGCTTTGGCAAACGAAGGCGGCCGTCGCCTCGGGCAAGTGTGGCCCGTAG
- a CDS encoding DUF1588 domain-containing protein, producing MRVGGLVVVVPLAGALALAGGCSEEELGGSRRFGGEGAMGADASADGSGPLGPLGDVALPRLSRAEYEATLADVLREVAPKAATDIVAVLQPTLATLLPDQAVAPPKEKRGGFTRLDQSVQQAYVEAPFYVAVALGKELTKSPARIGETFGACAAAGTAVDRVCAEAFVKRFGELVHRRPISNEDVAFYLTGLPATGNVTASALAELIAVMASSPQFLYHVENGHVESGQSGASDAPAAGAPGGEVAPTNLDAWELASRLSYHFTGTMPDAALREVARKGDLLKDDGYAREVERLMADPRAEPVFDLFHREWFWPLTDLPPLDARVGDPVFDAFSGANRPTPGLRERMVKEVLDAARWVVGHQGGVADLINDKHNFARDADLAALYGVPAWNGQGEPPLLPADRAGLLTRAAFLATGTANTRPIMKGVFIRSTLLCDDIPPPPNNAANTPLNLAPNMTTREIVEQVTEQRGSACVGCHQAYINPLGFASENFDALGRGRAAQQLFDGAGKVVGSKPVNTSTVPSINAGDPQVSSGIGDVTRLALASGRVESCLSRQYFRFTFRRFEGPADGPLIDELTKLLRGGAPLAQVFKAIALRPEFKQRTFR from the coding sequence ATGCGCGTTGGCGGCCTCGTGGTTGTTGTCCCTCTAGCAGGCGCGCTTGCGCTTGCCGGTGGTTGTTCAGAAGAAGAGTTGGGTGGCTCGCGCCGCTTCGGCGGCGAGGGGGCGATGGGCGCCGACGCGTCCGCCGACGGCAGCGGGCCTTTGGGCCCTCTCGGCGACGTCGCGTTGCCGCGCCTCTCGCGGGCCGAGTACGAAGCGACGCTCGCGGACGTTCTTCGTGAGGTCGCCCCGAAGGCTGCGACGGACATCGTCGCCGTGTTGCAGCCGACGCTCGCCACGCTGCTGCCGGACCAGGCCGTCGCGCCGCCGAAGGAGAAGCGTGGCGGCTTCACGCGCCTCGATCAGTCGGTGCAGCAAGCCTACGTGGAAGCGCCCTTCTACGTGGCCGTCGCCCTTGGCAAGGAGTTGACGAAGAGCCCGGCGCGGATCGGTGAGACGTTCGGCGCGTGCGCCGCCGCCGGCACCGCGGTCGACCGCGTCTGCGCGGAGGCCTTCGTGAAGCGCTTCGGGGAGCTCGTGCATCGACGGCCCATCAGCAACGAAGACGTGGCCTTCTACCTGACGGGGCTGCCGGCCACGGGCAACGTCACGGCGTCAGCGCTCGCGGAGCTCATCGCCGTCATGGCAAGCTCGCCGCAGTTCCTCTACCACGTAGAGAATGGGCACGTAGAGAGCGGGCAGAGCGGCGCCTCGGACGCGCCGGCGGCCGGGGCGCCAGGCGGAGAGGTCGCGCCCACCAACCTTGATGCGTGGGAGCTCGCGTCGCGTCTCTCGTATCACTTCACGGGCACGATGCCTGACGCGGCGCTCCGCGAGGTCGCGCGCAAGGGCGACCTTCTCAAGGACGACGGCTACGCGCGGGAGGTCGAGCGCCTCATGGCGGATCCGCGCGCCGAGCCGGTCTTCGACCTCTTTCATCGAGAGTGGTTCTGGCCCCTCACCGATCTGCCGCCGCTCGACGCGCGGGTCGGCGATCCGGTTTTTGACGCGTTCTCCGGCGCGAATCGACCCACGCCAGGGCTGCGTGAGCGCATGGTGAAGGAGGTCCTCGACGCCGCCAGGTGGGTCGTAGGCCATCAAGGCGGCGTCGCCGATCTGATCAACGACAAACACAACTTCGCGCGCGACGCGGATCTGGCGGCGCTCTACGGAGTGCCCGCGTGGAATGGACAAGGCGAGCCGCCGCTGCTCCCCGCCGACCGCGCCGGCCTCCTGACGCGCGCCGCGTTCCTCGCGACGGGCACCGCCAACACGCGGCCCATCATGAAGGGAGTCTTCATCCGGTCCACGCTCCTTTGCGACGACATCCCACCGCCGCCGAACAACGCGGCCAACACCCCGCTGAACCTGGCGCCAAACATGACGACGCGAGAGATCGTCGAGCAGGTCACCGAGCAAAGGGGCTCCGCCTGCGTGGGCTGCCATCAGGCGTACATCAACCCGCTGGGCTTCGCGTCGGAGAACTTCGACGCGCTCGGGCGGGGCCGCGCGGCCCAGCAACTCTTTGATGGCGCGGGCAAGGTCGTCGGTTCGAAGCCCGTGAACACGAGCACCGTGCCGAGCATCAACGCCGGCGATCCACAGGTGTCCAGCGGCATCGGCGACGTAACACGGCTCGCGCTGGCCAGCGGGCGCGTGGAGAGCTGCCTCTCGCGCCAGTACTTCCGGTTCACGTTTCGTCGCTTCGAAGGCCCCGCCGACGGACCGCTCATCGACGAGCTGACGAAGCTTTTGCGCGGCGGCGCGCCGCTCGCCCAGGTGTTCAAAGCCATCGCCCTAAGGCCGGAATTCAAACAGAGGACGTTTCGATGA
- a CDS encoding DUF1552 domain-containing protein, translating to MSLSRRQVLRGIAGFTLALPFLESIAAPRRAGAAPTPGAKRFIQFCSQHGGIWGSNMYPGDATLVDTLAYGGRNVKRGTLAAQASGGDAVLSRVLRAPSSVLTPALVSKMNVLRGLDVPFYLGHHTGGHLGNFARNDGNGDDGRQVQARPTPTIDQIMAYSSSFYPNLATVKERSLALGSRVSYGWSNPQTRSGTIQEIVGNKDARALFRRIFVPNDDPAATALPPVVDRVLEDYKRLRSSNRRLSSGDRQRLDDHMQRLSELERRLKVRVSCNVQSVTTDTEPYFGRANYDIDPAAHGEVYRALNDVIVAAVLCDTSRIATINIDETFSSYAGDWHQDIAHHAADPGGTAQETIASAHQRMFANTFADLCAKLDVDAGNGRTYLDDSLVVWTQESGEYTHDAQGVPVITAGSAGGFLKTGNYCDYRNKAIVLSDGQQGNTAKTYCGLLWHQWLGTALQAMGVPRAEYEAATVGGYPAERFSGTFFSNNPPEYFYPASAWNVSSDVLPFLKA from the coding sequence ATGAGCCTTTCCCGACGACAGGTTCTGCGCGGCATCGCGGGCTTCACCTTGGCGCTGCCGTTTCTCGAGTCCATCGCCGCTCCGCGGCGTGCTGGCGCCGCCCCCACACCAGGGGCCAAGCGGTTCATCCAGTTCTGCTCGCAGCACGGCGGCATCTGGGGCTCCAACATGTACCCGGGCGACGCGACGCTCGTCGACACGTTGGCGTACGGCGGTCGGAACGTGAAGCGCGGGACGCTCGCGGCGCAGGCATCCGGTGGCGACGCCGTGCTCAGCCGGGTGCTGCGCGCGCCATCGTCGGTGCTCACGCCGGCGCTCGTGAGCAAGATGAACGTGCTGCGCGGCCTCGACGTTCCCTTCTACCTGGGGCACCACACCGGCGGGCACCTCGGCAACTTCGCGCGCAACGACGGCAACGGCGACGACGGCCGGCAGGTGCAGGCTCGCCCGACGCCGACCATTGACCAGATCATGGCGTACTCGTCGAGCTTCTACCCGAACCTCGCGACGGTGAAGGAGCGCTCCTTGGCCCTCGGGTCGCGCGTCTCCTACGGCTGGTCGAACCCGCAGACGCGGTCCGGCACGATCCAAGAGATCGTTGGCAACAAGGACGCGCGCGCTCTCTTTAGGCGCATCTTCGTTCCCAACGACGACCCCGCGGCAACGGCGCTGCCGCCCGTCGTCGACCGCGTCCTCGAAGACTACAAGCGGCTGCGCAGCTCGAACCGGCGCCTCTCGAGCGGCGATCGTCAGCGCCTCGACGACCACATGCAGCGTCTCTCCGAGCTCGAGCGCCGCCTCAAGGTTCGCGTGAGCTGCAACGTTCAGTCGGTGACGACCGACACGGAGCCGTATTTTGGTCGCGCGAACTACGACATCGATCCGGCGGCGCACGGGGAAGTCTATCGGGCGCTCAATGATGTCATCGTCGCGGCGGTGCTCTGCGACACGAGCCGCATCGCGACCATCAACATCGACGAGACCTTCTCCTCGTACGCCGGCGACTGGCACCAAGACATCGCGCACCACGCGGCGGATCCCGGCGGCACCGCTCAGGAGACGATCGCGTCGGCTCACCAGAGAATGTTCGCGAACACGTTCGCCGATCTTTGCGCCAAGCTGGACGTCGACGCGGGCAACGGCCGGACGTACCTCGACGACTCCCTCGTCGTCTGGACGCAAGAGTCGGGCGAATACACCCACGACGCGCAAGGGGTCCCCGTCATTACCGCCGGCAGCGCCGGCGGGTTCTTGAAGACCGGCAACTACTGCGACTACCGCAACAAGGCGATCGTCCTCAGCGACGGCCAGCAGGGCAACACGGCGAAGACGTATTGCGGTCTCTTGTGGCACCAGTGGCTCGGCACCGCGCTTCAAGCGATGGGCGTTCCGCGGGCCGAATACGAAGCGGCGACCGTCGGCGGATACCCGGCGGAGCGATTCTCAGGGACCTTCTTCTCCAACAACCCGCCCGAATACTTCTACCCCGCGAGCGCGTGGAACGTCTCGAGCGACGTCTTGCCGTTCCTCAAGGCCTGA
- a CDS encoding fumarate hydratase, protein MADFNFQEILPLGTDDTPYRRLTTDHVSTFSAQGRTFLSVERQALTLLTREAMREIAHFLRPAHLGQLRNIVLDQEASPNDRFVATELLKNANIAAAGILPGCQDTGTAIVMGKKGELVLTGGGDEEAIARGIFETYQSSNLRYSQMAPLDMYKEVNTGSNLPAQIELFATDGDAYKFLFMAKGGGSANKSLLFQETKALLNEAKLMSWLDEKLRTLGTAACPPYHLAIVIGGPSAEYTLKAAKLASAKYLDALPREGNREGRGFRDVGLEEKVLALTRNMGIGAQFGGKYFCHDVRVVRLPRHGASCPVAIAVSCAADRQALGKITKDGIFLEELEADPAKYLPEPAGLDDGGAVVKLDLNRPMAELREELSKYPIKTRLSLSGPMIVARDIAHAELKARIDRGEGLPDYMKNFMVYYAGPAKTPTGYASGSFGPTTAGRMDSYVDLFMQHGGSFVMLAKGNRGKAVTDACKKHGGFYLGSIGGPAARLAHDNIKKVEVLAYPELGMEAVWKIEVVDFPAFVVIDDKGNDFFGETLSPGRHLPMVAQ, encoded by the coding sequence ATGGCCGACTTCAACTTCCAAGAGATCCTTCCCCTCGGCACCGACGACACGCCCTATCGACGCCTCACGACCGATCACGTCTCGACCTTTTCGGCGCAAGGGCGGACCTTTCTCTCCGTCGAGCGCCAAGCGCTCACGTTGCTCACGCGCGAAGCGATGCGTGAGATCGCCCACTTTCTGAGGCCCGCGCATTTGGGCCAGCTTCGAAACATCGTCCTCGACCAGGAGGCCTCGCCAAACGATCGGTTCGTCGCGACGGAGCTCCTCAAGAACGCCAACATCGCTGCCGCTGGCATCCTCCCCGGTTGCCAAGACACGGGCACCGCCATCGTCATGGGGAAGAAGGGCGAGCTCGTGCTGACCGGTGGCGGCGACGAAGAGGCCATCGCCCGCGGCATCTTCGAGACGTACCAGAGCTCGAACCTTCGCTACTCGCAGATGGCGCCCCTCGACATGTACAAGGAGGTCAACACCGGCTCGAACCTCCCGGCGCAGATCGAGCTCTTCGCGACCGACGGCGACGCCTACAAGTTTCTCTTCATGGCCAAGGGCGGCGGCTCCGCCAACAAGAGCCTCTTGTTCCAAGAGACGAAGGCGCTGCTCAACGAAGCGAAGCTCATGAGCTGGCTCGACGAGAAGCTGCGGACGTTGGGCACTGCGGCGTGCCCTCCGTATCACTTGGCCATCGTCATCGGCGGTCCGTCCGCCGAATACACGCTCAAGGCCGCCAAGTTGGCGTCGGCCAAATACCTCGACGCGTTGCCTCGTGAAGGCAACCGAGAGGGTCGTGGTTTTCGCGACGTGGGCCTCGAAGAGAAGGTCCTCGCGCTCACGCGGAACATGGGTATCGGCGCGCAATTTGGCGGAAAGTACTTCTGCCACGACGTCCGAGTCGTCCGGCTCCCGCGGCACGGGGCGTCGTGCCCCGTGGCCATTGCGGTGTCGTGCGCCGCCGACCGGCAAGCGCTCGGCAAGATCACGAAGGACGGCATCTTCCTCGAAGAGCTCGAGGCCGATCCGGCGAAGTACTTGCCGGAGCCCGCGGGCTTGGACGACGGCGGCGCCGTCGTGAAGCTCGACCTGAACCGCCCCATGGCCGAGCTACGGGAGGAGCTGTCCAAGTACCCCATCAAGACCCGCCTCTCGCTCTCGGGACCCATGATCGTGGCGCGCGACATCGCCCACGCGGAGCTGAAGGCGCGCATCGATCGCGGCGAAGGGCTGCCCGACTACATGAAGAACTTCATGGTCTATTACGCGGGGCCCGCCAAGACACCCACGGGCTACGCGTCGGGCTCCTTTGGTCCCACAACCGCCGGCCGCATGGACAGCTACGTCGACCTCTTCATGCAACACGGCGGCAGCTTCGTGATGCTCGCGAAGGGCAACCGCGGGAAGGCCGTCACCGACGCGTGCAAGAAGCACGGCGGCTTCTACCTCGGCTCCATCGGCGGCCCCGCAGCGCGCTTGGCCCACGACAACATCAAGAAGGTCGAGGTGCTCGCGTACCCGGAGCTGGGGATGGAAGCCGTCTGGAAGATCGAGGTCGTCGACTTTCCGGCCTTCGTGGTCATCGACGACAAGGGCAACGACTTCTTCGGCGAGACGCTGAGCCCCGGCCGGCACTTGCCGATGGTGGCGCAGTAG
- a CDS encoding superoxide dismutase family protein, with the protein MGQPLAVVLFLGCGAKTAPALVPDAPTAPNPAAAPGAPAAPAATGAKRRRAVAKIATTSDGGVSGQATFVAQGGDQVEVALEVSGMTPGQRAWHIHQGTSCGRDKLADGGIGGPGTAAGPHWNPGKMAHGLPGTKMHHAGDFGNFTVDSSGKGSAKLTASGFTLEDTGETSALGHALIIHGGTDNGGGENGDAGPRVGCGIIEKQ; encoded by the coding sequence TTGGGCCAGCCCCTGGCTGTCGTGCTGTTTCTCGGCTGCGGCGCCAAGACCGCGCCCGCGCTCGTCCCTGACGCGCCCACGGCGCCCAACCCCGCGGCCGCGCCCGGCGCGCCGGCGGCACCAGCAGCGACGGGAGCCAAGCGACGGCGCGCCGTCGCCAAGATCGCAACGACCAGCGACGGCGGCGTCTCGGGTCAGGCGACGTTCGTCGCCCAAGGGGGCGATCAAGTCGAGGTCGCGCTCGAAGTGTCGGGCATGACGCCGGGACAGCGCGCCTGGCACATCCATCAGGGCACGAGCTGCGGCCGCGACAAGCTCGCCGACGGCGGAATCGGCGGCCCGGGGACGGCGGCGGGCCCGCACTGGAATCCCGGCAAGATGGCCCACGGCCTGCCGGGCACGAAAATGCACCACGCTGGCGACTTCGGAAACTTCACCGTCGATTCGTCCGGCAAGGGCTCGGCCAAGCTCACCGCTTCCGGCTTCACGCTCGAAGACACGGGCGAGACCTCCGCGCTCGGTCACGCGCTCATCATCCACGGCGGAACCGACAACGGCGGCGGCGAGAACGGCGACGCCGGTCCCCGCGTCGGCTGCGGCATCATCGAAAAGCAGTGA
- a CDS encoding VWA domain-containing protein translates to MPLLRPALSVGLFVSVLAACGSSTADDVNGAGGPGNGSAFNTADGGSGTVNPTDVDPSSACATSSAVGKGVPASLVFMFDRSGSMKGDKWDASSAALKAFFADAGTKGLEASLQFFPLYPSNNKTCKEDKDCGNGDTFSCVNKLCAEMTCADADYKAPAVTMRPLPNATEFAPVIDNVGLDDNTPTLPALRGALAYAKDVQASGKKAAVILVTDGEPNHCGSSVASVAAAAQADAAAVKTYVIGVGKSLTNLNDIAAAGGTTSAIIVDTASNAQIADDLTKALGLIASQALSCDYSIPAPPNGQTIDPNKVNVRHAPSSGAPATLTYNATCNGPGWHYDNPSTPGKILLCPATCDVVMKDPGAKVEVFFGCAVKGGIPR, encoded by the coding sequence ATGCCCCTCTTGCGCCCCGCTCTCTCCGTCGGCCTCTTCGTTTCGGTCTTGGCAGCCTGCGGCAGCAGCACGGCCGACGACGTGAACGGGGCCGGGGGGCCTGGCAATGGCTCGGCCTTCAACACCGCCGACGGCGGTTCAGGGACCGTCAATCCGACGGACGTCGACCCGTCGAGCGCGTGCGCGACCTCGTCGGCCGTTGGCAAAGGCGTGCCCGCGTCGCTCGTCTTCATGTTCGATCGCTCCGGCAGCATGAAGGGCGACAAATGGGACGCGAGCAGCGCGGCCCTCAAGGCCTTCTTCGCGGACGCAGGCACGAAGGGGCTCGAGGCCTCTCTTCAGTTTTTTCCGCTCTACCCGAGCAACAACAAGACCTGCAAAGAGGACAAGGACTGCGGCAACGGCGACACCTTCTCGTGCGTCAACAAGCTGTGCGCGGAGATGACCTGCGCCGACGCCGACTACAAGGCCCCCGCCGTCACGATGCGGCCGCTGCCCAACGCGACCGAGTTCGCACCCGTCATCGACAACGTCGGGCTCGACGACAACACGCCGACGTTGCCTGCGCTTCGCGGCGCGCTCGCCTACGCGAAGGACGTTCAGGCGTCGGGAAAGAAGGCCGCCGTGATTCTGGTGACCGACGGTGAGCCGAACCACTGCGGCAGCAGCGTGGCCTCGGTGGCTGCAGCGGCGCAGGCCGACGCGGCGGCGGTGAAGACCTACGTCATCGGCGTGGGCAAGTCGCTCACGAACCTCAACGACATCGCCGCCGCCGGCGGCACGACGAGCGCGATCATCGTCGACACGGCGAGCAACGCCCAGATCGCCGATGACCTGACCAAAGCTCTTGGGCTCATCGCGAGCCAAGCGTTGTCGTGCGACTACTCGATCCCCGCGCCACCGAACGGCCAGACCATCGATCCCAACAAGGTCAACGTGCGCCACGCGCCGTCGTCGGGGGCGCCGGCTACGCTCACGTACAACGCGACCTGCAACGGTCCCGGTTGGCACTACGACAACCCCTCCACGCCTGGAAAAATCCTTCTGTGTCCCGCAACGTGCGACGTCGTCATGAAAGATCCCGGCGCCAAGGTTGAGGTCTTCTTCGGCTGCGCTGTAAAGGGCGGCATTCCTCGTTAG